From Bradyrhizobium sp. sBnM-33:
TTGCGCGACCGGCGTGGTCCGATTCAGCGGCTCTCACAGTCTCGCGCCATTGCGCTCGACATGGAATCGGCAACAATCGCCGCCAACGGATTCCGCTTCCGCGTACCCTACGGCACTTTGCTGTGCGTGTCCGATAAGCCGCTGCACGGAGAATTGAAGTTGCCCGGCATGGCTACCGAGTTCTACAAGCGGCAGGTGGCCCAGCACTTGACCATCGGCATCCGCACAATGGAGAAGTTGGCGAATATGCCGTTGGAGCGGCTGCACTCGCGCAAGCTCAGAACCTTCTCGGAAACGGCCTTCCAGTAGGCGCGCCGAGACCTTTCGGAACCTTACCGCGTGCCGTAAGCGCGGTCGCCGGCATCACCGAGACCAGGCAAGATAAAGGCGTTCGCATCCAGCCCCTCATCGATGCCGGCCGTCCACAACCGCACGTCGGGATGCAGACCCCGGAAGCGCTCAATACCTTCCGGCGCGGCAAGCAGGCATACCAGCCGAATATCCTTGGCGCCGCGTTCCTTCAGCCGGTCCACCGCCGCCACCGCCGTGTTCGCCGTCGCAAGAACCGGCGACACCACGATTGCAAGCCGCTCGTGAAGATCGGACGGCGATTTGAAAAAATACTCCACTGCCACGAATGTCTGCGGTTCGCGGTAGAGCCCGATATGCGCGACGCGGGCGGTCGGAACGAGGTCCAGCATTCCGTCGACAAACGTCACTCCTGCCCGCAGCACTGGCACGAAAACCAGTTTCTTACCCGCAATCTTGGCCGAGTGCATGCGTGCAAGCGGAGTCTCGACCTCTACATCGGTCAGCGGCAAGTCGCGCGTCACCTCGTAACAAAGCAGCATTCCGATCTCCTTGAGGAGCTCGCGAAACGACTTGGTCGAAATCGTCTTGTCACGGATCAGCGTAAGCTTGTGCTGGACCAACGGGTGATCCACGATCGTAACGCCTTCCATGCTTTTGCTCCTTACGAGTAATCGAATCGCGTTCCATAGCATTTTTGAGCGAACCGAATACCCTGTTCGCATGAAGAAATCGCGTCAAACACATACTAAAAAACCGTACCGTCGCTACTAACCTTGACAGGCGGCGAACCGTCAGGCCGGCGCGCGAACGCCAGCGCCCTGCCGGCCGCCCAGGTGCCGCCTTCCAGAATCTTCGCCAGTGGAAGAGAGACCGGGTCAAGACCAACGCGTTGCCGTAGCAGATCCGCCAGCCGGTCCAGCAGCGCAATGGTCAGCGCCCTCCACTCGACCACGAGCGGAGACGCGACGTCATGTTCGCGTTGCACGTCCGTGGGGTCGCGCAGCACCAGCACCCCGGCGTCGACGAACAATCCGCCGTTGCGGTATTCCGCGAGGCCCGTCAGGCCGTCTATATCAGTGACCTGCAGCCCCGCTTGCTGTATCGGCTCGATCAGCGAATACGACAACCATTGCGACAATTTGTGCAACGGCACCAGCCCGCTGGTCGCATCCTCGGTCTTGAGCGCCGGATAACGCCAGCAATCCCCCAAGGAAACTCCGCCTAGCGTTATGCGCGACGGCCAGATCGACCCCAGTTGGCGCAAAAGTTCTGACAAAATCGTCGAGGCAGCGATCGCCCCCGCGTCGGCCGTCCCTGTGAGGTGATCAAACAACCCACCCGGCCGAGGCGTGTCGTGGCGGGCGAAAATCCGCGGCGACGTCGATGCTACTTGGCCGAGCCGGCGAAGAAGGCTGATGCGGCCCTCGAGGCCAACCAGCGGATTGTCGTCCGCAACCTGAAAGCCGGTCTGCAGATCGGCAACGGTCAGCCGCTCAAGCATGGCGGCATCGGCCCGCAACGGTTCGTCAGCTTTCGCTGAGAACGCACCGCGCGCAAACATATCCAGACTGGCTAGCGCTAGCCCCTCCGAACGGCCGATACTTGCGCCCGTCAGGGGATCGCGATAGCGCCACGACGGACCTGCTCCGGCGTCGAGCAGCACGCTGATCATGGCGAGGTCAAACTCGGCGCGGGCGCGCGCGTTGCCGTCACGCCAGCTCTTGGCGTCGGCAAGCGCCGCCCAGCGATCGACGCCGCCGACGACAAAATGGCGCCAACGTGAGTGAAAGGGAACATCGAACGTCGGATAGGCCTTGCGCGTTGTCGCAAGCACGAGATCAACCGCCTCGTCGAGCCGGCCAAGATCGACTTTGAAATGCTGAAGCTGATCGTTCAAGCCGATTTCCAGCATCCGGTGCGCGCGACTGCGCACCGCTTCCGCACTTAAAAGAGATAAGCCGTCTGCCGTCGCGTCAGTTGTCACGATCAATGGCCCCGGCCCGCCCTAGTATTTTTCGAGCGGCCGACCGGAGGCGATCAGGCCGTCAGCCTTCGCGTCAGGTGAAAAATATCCCGCGGCTTTCTTGGCGGCGATTTCCACATGGGCGTCGGCGGGAATCATATAATCGGGAATGGCAACGCGCTCGACAATGTCGATGCCCTGCCCCGTGAGCGCATCATATTTCATGTCGCTCATCGAGATGAAGCGATCGATGCGCTTCAATCCCAGCCAGTGAATGACATCCGGCATCAGTTGCTGGAAACGCGCATCCTGCACCCCGGCAACGCATTCGGTTCGTTCGAAATAGGCGGATGCATCGTCGCCATCCTCCTGACGCTTGCGCGCATTGTAGACCAGAAACTTCGTGACCTCGCCGAGCGCCCGGCCTTCCTTGCGGTTGTAGACGATGACGCCCAGACCACCCGATTGTCCGGCGCGCGCGCATTCCTCGATGCCCTGGATGAGATAAGGACGGCAGGTGCAGATATCAGAACCGAACACATCGGAGCCGTTGCACTCGTCATGGACGCGACAGGTGATTTTGGTCCGATGGTCCGGAAGCTTCGTGACATCGCCGAACAGATAGACGGTCGTTCCGCCGATCGGCGGAAGAAACACTTTCAGATCCGGACGCGTGACAAGCTCGGGAAACATGCCGGCGGTCTGCTCGAACAGCGCCCGTCGCAGGCTGGTCACGCTCGTGCCGAAGCGTTGCGCAATCCCGGGCAGATGCCATACCGGGTCAATCGCGATCTTGACGACGGAGACGGAGCCGCTGGCGTGAACGAATTGGCCATCCGCTACCAACCGCTTGGCGGCCAGAGCCGCCTGAATTTCGGGCAGATCGAGACGGGCGCGCGTGATCGCGATGCTCGGCCGGATATCGATGCCTTCCGCGATTTCAGCGCGGAAGTTTTCAGCGACGAGATGTCCCCACGGATCGAGCGCGACAATGCGTTCCGGGTCGAACCATTGCTCAAACGGCCCGACGGTTGCCACCGGATATGTGTTGGTCAGATCGGGCCGACGGATCGGATCCAGCGCGCCCGACGATACGGCAAGTGCGCGGTAGACCGCATAGGAGCCGCCATGGGTGCCAATCACGTTACGATCCTGTGGACGCGATACCGTCCCGATGATCGGACCACGTTCACGCGCGGTCGGTGCACCCCACAGGATCGGAAATTCATGTGTCGCGCCGGGCACCGGATGCGACGTCAGGCGAATATGATCGGTACGGTTGGAATGACTCATCGTTCGGTAGTCCCAAAACGGCAACGGCCCGCCTGGATGACGGGCCTGACCGGAGAACCAATGAATTATGCGGGTCACTGACCCCTGCGGTACTATATAGGTAAATCGTGTGTACTTACAATAACTAGGAAGAAAATCCTTCCTCGGGACGGGGCGTCATCGGTTGATCGGGACGCATGGATAACGCTACCTGCCCGGCCAATCCAAAGGCCACTCGATTTAGCGACGGTCGAGACGCCGTCGGCGAAGCAATCAACATCGCCTATTCTGCGAGCGCTTCATCACCCCTACCGCCGCTCCGACTTGCTGAAAATGCCCGATTTTTCAGCGGCCGGCGTCCAGCATGAAACTTGCTTGTGAACTTCCGGCTTCAGCATCGCGATGAGGGCTCAATGAACCTGATCAGCTTGGACATACGGATGCTTCGCTCGCTGATTTCGGTAGTCGAGACTGGCAGCATCACGGAGACTGCAAGGCGATTGGGCCGAACGCAACCGGCGATCACACTGCAACTCCAACGCCTTGAGGAACTGACCGGAAAAGCCATTTTCATCCACGAGGGCCGGCGCCTTTTTCTCACCACCGAGGGTGAGACGGTTCTCAAATTTGCCCGGTCGATTCTGAGCCTCCATGACGAGCTTCTGTCGCAACTCGCATCTCCGGATATCGAGGGACATGTCGTTCTCGGCACGCCCGATTTGTATGCGGCATTCATGTTGCCTTCGATCCTGAAAATCTTTCGAAAGGCATTTCCACGCGTTCAGATCCAATTGAACTGCTCGCTTTCGACCCCCTTGGTCGGATGCGTCAAACGGGGCGAAGTGGATATAGCCCTCGTGACCCGAATGAACGATTTCACCGGCGGCCAGGTCGTTCGGCTGGAACAGTTGATTTGGATGACGGGCGAGCAATCTACCGCGCATAACGAAGCGCCCATTCCGCTGGCGCTATTACCCCCCGGCAATATCTATCGCGACCATGCCATCGAGCGGCTGGAAGCCGCGCGCTTGCGATGGCGCATCGCCTGCATCAGCGACAGCGTTGGCGGACTGCAGGCGGCAGCCTTCGCCGGAATCGCGGTCACGGTGCTCGGTCGCAGCGCGCTGGTCCGCAACATGCGTGAGCTCGGACCCAAGGAAGGCTTGCCTCCGCTTCCGAAGGTCGATCTGCTGCTCTACAAATCGCCGGGCACAACGTCCAAAGCCGCCGGGGCCTTGCATGAATACCTCGCGCACTATCTCAATCTCGAAGACGAACTGCTGCTCGCAACAGAATTGCCGTTAACGCCGGATGTCGACGCGCGCACGGTTTCAGGACAAGGGAGGCCGAAACTGGACCCAGGGCCTCGCCCGCTCGAACGCGGCGGCGATCCGCAAGATCAAATCCTCATCCAGCCAAGTGGCGACAATTTGAAGCCCGATCGGCAACCCGCTGTCGTCAAATCCGCAGGGAATAGTCGCAGCCGGCAGTCCCGTCAGGTTTATCGGCCACGAGAACGGCGACCAACCTAAATGGCGGTCGACGGCGCAGCCCGCAATTTGATCGACACCTACTGCGCCCGCGCGAAATGCCGTAACAGCAACCGTAGGCGTGACGAGAGCGTCGACCTTTCCAAACAGCTCCAGAAACGACGCCCGCAAGCCCGCCCGCCGGTAACTTGCCTCGACGTAGTCAGTGCCGCTATAGCTGCGGCCTTTCGCGATGACCTCGCGATAATCTTCGTCGGATGCCGACAGGGCAATGAAATCGCGATTGGCCACAGCCGCCGCCTGTTCCGTATAGGCGATCGGCTTCAGAATTCGCTCCAGCATGTCAGGTGCAAATCTCGCGCAGTCCGGCATAATTTCGGCGCCGAGTGTCGCCAGCGTCGCGCTGGCAGCTTCGAATGCGTCACGTACTTGCGGATCCACGGCGGCATAGCCGAAATCGACGCTGGTCCCGATTTTCAGACCGTCGAGACGATCAGGCGCTACCGTGAACCGGCGGGAGGCCACTGGCAGGCTCGCCGCGTCACGAAGGTCATGGGCCGCAATCACCTCCAGCAACAGCGCAGCATCGGCGACTGTCCGCGCGATTGGCCCGGTGTGGGCCAGCGAGGCCCATGATGGCGGCGAAAATCCGGGTGACCGCGGCACCAGTCCGAAGGTTGGTTTCAACCCGACCACGCCGCAGAAGGAAGATGGTACGCGGATCGATCCCACGCCGTCGGTACCTATCGCTAACGGGCCGCATCCGGCAGCAACCGCAGCCGCGGCACCGCCACTCGACCCTCCGCTTGTCCGGGCCTTGTTCCAGGGGTTGCGGGTGATGCCCGATACCGGACTATCCGCCGTAAGCTTATAGCCGGACTCACATGTCGTGGTCTTGCAGGTGACGATCGCCCCTTCAGTCTCCAACGCGGCCACGACCGCAGCATTGGCATCCGGTATGAATCCCCTGTTGCAGGGCGCGCCGCCAAACGCCGGCACACCCGCGACGAACACCAGATCCTTGATGGTAACCGGCACACCGGCAAGCCGTCCCTGAGGTTGCCCTGCCCGCCAGGCTTCCGTCGCCCGATCCGCGGCGGCGCGCGCCTGTTCATAGGTGGGCGTAACCACGACATTGCAACACCGCATCCGTTATCTCCAACGCGGCGATGACGTCTTCGACAACCTCCCGCGGCGTAAAACGCCCGCACCTGTAGCCCTCCAGCAAATCGGTAGCGGAGAGTTTGGCCAGATCGCGAATTCCCGCGGCTGGCGCCGTTCGAGCGCTGCTTGATTCCACTGCGTCCTCACAAGCCCTGGGTGGCGGCCGCAACGGCCTTCTTCGCCATGACGGTAACCAGATGCGCGCGGTACTCGGCGTCGGCGTGGATGTCGGAGTTCAAGCCTGCGGCATTGATCTTGATCGAGGCTGCCGCGCCAGGCTCAAATCGAGCTTCGAGTGCGCTCTCCATGGCCGGCACGCGAAAGACGCAAGGCCCCGCCCCGGTCACGGCGACGCATACCTTGCCGCCGGCTTTCGCGACGCAGACCCCCACCATGGCATAGCGGGATGCCGGCGACTTGAATTTCGCGTACCCCGCCGCGGACGGAATCGGAAAACGTATCGAAGTGATGATCTCATTTGTCTCAAGCGAAGTTTCAAACATCCCCGTGAAGAACGCACCCGCCGGCAGTTCACGCCGGTTGGTCACAACGATCGCGTCGAGCGCCAGTACCGCCGCCGGATAATCCGCGGATGGATCGTTGTTGGCGACCGAACCGCCGATCGTGCCGCGATTGCGCACAGCGGGATCGCCGATGCCGGCGGCAAGATGCGCCAGCATCGGGACCTTGCTCCGGACGATCTCGGATGTGGCAACGGTGACATGCCGGACCATCGCGCCGATCACCAACGCGTCTCCGTCGACGGCAATCGTGGATAGTTGCGGAATTTTCCCCAGATCGATCAGCGCCGCGGGCTCCGCGAGGCCTTGCTTGATGGTCGGCAGCAGTGTCATGCCGCCGGCAAGCAGCTTGCTCTCGGAGACGTCGTTCAGCAATGCGAACGCATCCGGCACGGTTTCCGGACTGTGAAATTCGAATGACTTCATTTCACTCTCCTATTCTGCGGCCAGCGGCATTGCTGCATTTTGAATGATGCGCCAGATCCGATTCGGGGTCGCAGGCATGTCGACGTGATGAACGCCGAGATGCGAGAGCGCATCGACGACGGCGTTGATGACAGCAGCCGGCGACCCGATGGTGCCGACCTCCCCGCAACCCTTCACGCCCATGGGCGTGTGCGTGCAGAGCGTGGAATGGGTCTCGACCGTCATGTTGGGAAGATGATCGGCGCGCGGCATGCAATAGTCCATGAACGAGCCGGACAGGAGCTGGCCCGAGACCTCGTCATAGACGGCATTCTCGAACAGCGCCTGGCCGACCCCCTGAACGATACCGCCGTGCAACTGCCCCGCGACGATCATCGGATTGATCACAGTGCCGACATCGTCGACCGCGGTGTACTTCTCCAGGGTCACGGTGCCAGTTTCCGGGTCGATCTCGACCTCGGCAATGTGGCATCCGCCGGGATAGGTGAAGTTGACCGGATCGTAATAGGCCTGCTCCTCCAGGCCCGGCTCCAGAACCTCCAACGGATAATCATGCGGCACGTAGGCGGCGCCGGCGATTTCCGCGAACGACTTGCTGCGGTCGGTACCGGCAACGGAAAAGACACCAGCCTCAAACTGGATGTCGTGCTCGCCCGCCTCGAGTAGATGCGCGGCAATCTTCTTGCCCTTCACGATCACCTTGTCGCTGGCCTTTGAGAGCGCGGCCCCGCCGACCACGAGCGAGCGCGAACCATAGGTGCCCATGCCGAACTGCACCCGGTCGGTATCGCCAAAGGCAATATCGACGCTGTCGAAGGGCACACCGAGCTTGTCCGACACGATCTGGGCGAATGTCGTCTCGTGGCCCTGGCCGTGATTGTGGGTACCGATCAGCACGGTGACTTGTCCGGTCGGATGGACGCGAACCGTGGCGCTCTCATAGAGTCCGCCACGGGCGCCGAGGCGTCTGGCAAAGCGCGATGGCGCCAGACCGCAGGCCTCGACATAGGTGGAAAAGCCGAGCCCTCGGAACTTTCCGGCCCGTTCGGACGCAGCCTTGCGCGCGCCGAAGCCGGCGGCGTCTCCTGCCGTCAATGCGCCCTCGAGGCAACCAAGCGGATCGCCCGAATCGTATTCCACCAGCACTGGCGTCTGGTAGGGATACGCCTCCCTTGCGATCATATTGCGCCGCCGCAGTTCGACTCGGTCGATCTTCATTTCGGCTGCTGCGACGTCAACGATCCGCTCAAGCACAAAGGTTGCTTCCGGCCGCCCGGCGCCACGATAGGCGTCAACCGGGACGGTGTTGGTGAAGACCACCTTGACGTTGCAGTAAATCGCCGGGGTGGTGTAGACGCCACTGAGCAATGGCCCGTATAGATTTGTCGGAATGTTGGGTCCGAAGGTCGACAGATAACCGCCCATATTGGCCAGCGTTGTCACCTTGAAGGCCAAGAATTTTCCGTTTTCGTCGAGCGCCAGCTCGGCTTCCGTCACGTGATCGCGGCCATGGCGATCTGAGATAAAACCTTCCGACCGGTCGGCTACCCATTTGATCGGCCGCTCCACCTTCCTGGCAGCCCAGGTGATGACCGCTTCCTCGCCATAGTGGAACTGCTTGACGCCAAAGCCACCGCCGACATCAGGCGCCACGACCCGCACTTTCTGCTCCGGCAGCTTGAGCACCAGTGCCGCCATCAGGAAGCGCACCACGTGAGGAAACTGGCTCGTCGTCCAAAGCGTGTAGTGATCCCTGCCCCTGTCATATTCGGCGATCGCAGCCCGCGGCTCCATGGGATTGCCGATCAGCCGATTATTGACGAGGCTGAGACGGGCGATATGCGCCGCTTTCCGGAAAGCCGCGGTGACAGCGGCCTTGTCGCCCAGTTCCCAATCGCAGCACAGGTTATTCGGCACGTCGTCGAACAGCAGCGGCGCATCGGCGCGAACGGCTTCGAGTACGCCGACCACAGCGGGCAGAACCTCGTAATCGATGGCCAGCAGTTCGGCCGCAGCCCGCGCTTCCTTCAGCGTATCCGCGACGACGAAGGCCACCATGTCGCCGACGAACCGCACTTTGCCCTGCGCCAGCATCGGGAACGGCGGCTCCTTCATCGGAAGCCCGTCAGTACCGTGAATGCCCCAGCCGCACGGCAGCGACCCCAGGCCGTCAGCCGCGACATCCTCGCCGGTCAAGATAGCATGGATGCCCGGCAGCGCCAGCGCTGTGGTCTTGTCGATGCCGCGAATAACAGCATGCGCATGCGGCGAGCGAACAAATACGCCGAATGCCATGTCCGGCCGCTTCATGTCGGCGACGTAACTGCCGCGTCCGGTCAGAAAGCGGAAGTCTTCTTTGCGGCGGGGCGCCTTGCCAATTCCAATGATGTTCGACATATCACTCTCCGATGGTCGGCGCGTTCATGGCGGCCGCACCAGCTATGACCGATGCGACGATGTTCTGATATCCAGTGCAGCGGCACAGGTTTCCTTCCAAGCCGTGACGCACTTCTGCTTCGGTCGGAGCCGGATTCTTTGTCGCCAACGCGACCGCCGTCATCACCATTCCGGGCGTGCAGAAGCCGCATTGCAGGCCGTGGTTCTCGCGAAAAGCCTCCTGCATCGGATGCAGCCGGTTCGAACCCGATGTTGCAGACAATCCCTCGATCGTCATCAACGCAGCGCCGTCGAGACTCGGCGCGAGCAAGGTGCAGCTCTTCACCGCATCTCCATTGAGCAGCACGGTGCAGGCACCGCACTGGCTGGTGTCGCATCCGACATGCGTACCGGTCAGATTCAGCGTCTCGCGAAGCAACTCGGAGACCAGCGTCGCGGGCTCGACGTCCACCTTGCGGGACCGGCCGTTGAGCATGAAATTGATGACCATCGTGACCTCCAGGGCTGTGGGAGATTTCAGACAAGAACGCGGGCGCGTCCCGCCGACCAGGTGGCTAGCAGAACATCGCCGACATTGAACGGGTCCTGAAAGAACGTTCGTTCCGGGACGTAGGCGATGAATTCTTCGTCGGGGATCGTATCCAGCATCACCTTGACGAATGACCCCTGATACTCGATCGCCAGCACGCGGCTGGGCAGCGCCGTCGCGCCGCCGCCGGGTTCGCCCGAGGTTGCCCGCATCAGCTCGATGTCGTCGCGCCGTATCGCCAGATCGATCCGGTCGCCGATGCCGATCTGCCGATCTGCCTGCACGCCGACATGAATGCCGGCGCGGTGGGGGTGCGATATCACAAGATGATCCGAGCCGACCTGCTCAACCCTGCCGGACAACACGTTCTGGCCGCCGAGAAACTCCGCCACGTAGCGGTCGTGCGGATAAGCGTAGACATCGCGGGCGGCGCCAGATTGCTTGATCTTGCCCTTCTCCATCACGACAACGACGTCCGCGAGTGCAATAGCCTCGAGCTGAGTGTGCGTGACGTGGACGAAGGTGATGCCGAGCTCGCGCTGCATCCGCCGCAGCTCCTGGCGCATCTGCACGCGTAGCTGCTCGTCCAGCGCCGAGAGCGGCTCATCCAGCAGCAGCACCCGCGGCTCCGTGATCGCCGCGCGCGCCAGCGCCACGCGCTGCTGCTGGCCACCGGACAAATTTGCAGGCAAGCGGTCGGCCAGTTCGGTCAGTCGGACCTTCTCCATCATCAGGTCGACGGCCTTGTAGCGCTCTGTCCTGGACTGGCCGCGCACGCGCAGCGCAAACGCGATATTGTCTCGGACAGTCAAGTGGGGAAACAGGGCGTAAGACTGAAACATCATGGCTGTGCGGCGTTCGACTGGCACGAGGCCGAGCACGTTCTCGCCACCGATCACAATCTCGCCCGCGGTCGGGTCTTCATGCCCCGCGATCATCCGCAAAATCGTGGTCTTGCCGCAGCCAGATGGCCCCAGGAAACAGCAATAGGCGCCATCCGGTATCTTCAGATTGACGCCATCGACGACATTCGTAGCGCCATCGTAGCTCTTGCAGAGACCTGCCAGTTCGATATTGCCGCGGCCGGGACGCATGCGTGAACTCCTCAATGGCGTGCTGGACCGGTGCCGCGGCGCCGGTTGATCAGGACGATGGCGCCGATACTGACACCGATCGCCACAAAGGAGACGATGGTGGTAACCGTGCCCAGCGCATACAGCGAGGGCGACGTCACGTTGAGCGTCATGCTCCAGATCTCGAGCGGCAGCGTATTGAGCGATCCGGCGGTCTGCAGCGAGCGGGCGAACTCGTCGTAAGAGAGCGTGAAACCGAACAAGGCGACGGCGACGAGACCCGGCGCGAGGATCGGAATTACAACGAGCCTGATGGTCTGCCAGCGGCTGGCGCCGAGGTCGCGCGCGGCTTCCTCCCAGGCCCCATTGAAGCGGGACATGACCGCGAACATCACGAGCACGCCGAACGGCAGTGTCCAGGATAGCTGCGCGCCGAGCGCCGAGGTGTACCAGCTCGCGTTGATCCCCAGCCATTGGAACAGCAAGCCGATTCCGATGCCGAGCACGAGGCCGGGCGCGACCAGGCTGCCGATCATCAGGTAGAACACAAATGTGTCTCCGAAGAACCGGCGGCGGAAGGCCAGTCCCGCCATGAACGAAACCACCAGCGTGATGATGGTGACGAGCCCGGCAAGCTTGATTGACCGGTCAAACGAGCCCTTGACGTCGCCGGTGCGGACCTGGGTGAAAAGATCGACAAACCAGTGCAACGAGTGCCCCTTCATCGGGAACACAAGGCCGCCACGAACATCCTGGAACGAAAGAATGTAGATGCAGATCATCGGCCCGTAGAGCGCGGCCACGTACAGCGTGAAGACGACTGCCAGTACATAGAACGTCCAGGGGCGGCGATCGCTTCGCGGAGCCGCGGCGTGGCGGCGGGATTTCATCATCGGGACGTCCAGCCTTTCGAGGACAGTCGTCATTGCGTGATTTCGCGGCGGATATCGACGGTGCGTAGAATGAGGGAAATGGCGACGATGAGGACGACCGTCAGCAGCACCGCGCTTGCAGCGGCGATCGGGTATTGCAGCACGCCGACATTTTCATAGAACGCACTGACGACCGAGGCGGAGCCGCCGCCCGACATCACCTTGACGACGAAAAAGTCTCCCATCACGATCGATACGACGAAGATCGATCCGAGCGCGATGCCGCTCTTCGACATCGGGATGATGATCAGGCGCATGACATCGAGGCGGCTTGCACCGGAATCGACCGCGGCCTCGACCACTCGCTTGTCGATGCGGGCCATCGAATTGAAGATCGGGACCACCATGAAGATGGTCAATTGGTGGACATAGGCGATGACCACGGCGAGGCCGGAATACAGCAGCACTTCAAGTGGCTCGCGGATAAGGCCCGTTCCGATCAACGCCGAATTGACCAGTCCCTCCTTCCCGAGCAACGGGATCCAGGAGATCATCCGAATGATGTTGGAGGTCCAGAACGGCACCGTGCAGATCAGAAACAGGCTGATCGCCAGCAACTGGTTCTTGACGTGAAACACCAGGAAATAGGCAACGAGAAAGCCGATGATGAGCGCGAAGAACCATGTCAACACGGTGAACTTCAGCGTCGCCAGATAGAGATGGAAGGTCTGCGCCGAAGTCAGCACATCGACGTAGTTTGCCAGCGTAAAGGTTGCGATCAGGCCACCGAAGCC
This genomic window contains:
- the upp gene encoding uracil phosphoribosyltransferase — encoded protein: MEGVTIVDHPLVQHKLTLIRDKTISTKSFRELLKEIGMLLCYEVTRDLPLTDVEVETPLARMHSAKIAGKKLVFVPVLRAGVTFVDGMLDLVPTARVAHIGLYREPQTFVAVEYFFKSPSDLHERLAIVVSPVLATANTAVAAVDRLKERGAKDIRLVCLLAAPEGIERFRGLHPDVRLWTAGIDEGLDANAFILPGLGDAGDRAYGTR
- a CDS encoding DUF1688 family protein gives rise to the protein MLEIGLNDQLQHFKVDLGRLDEAVDLVLATTRKAYPTFDVPFHSRWRHFVVGGVDRWAALADAKSWRDGNARARAEFDLAMISVLLDAGAGPSWRYRDPLTGASIGRSEGLALASLDMFARGAFSAKADEPLRADAAMLERLTVADLQTGFQVADDNPLVGLEGRISLLRRLGQVASTSPRIFARHDTPRPGGLFDHLTGTADAGAIAASTILSELLRQLGSIWPSRITLGGVSLGDCWRYPALKTEDATSGLVPLHKLSQWLSYSLIEPIQQAGLQVTDIDGLTGLAEYRNGGLFVDAGVLVLRDPTDVQREHDVASPLVVEWRALTIALLDRLADLLRQRVGLDPVSLPLAKILEGGTWAAGRALAFARRPDGSPPVKVSSDGTVF
- a CDS encoding GTP cyclohydrolase II encodes the protein MSHSNRTDHIRLTSHPVPGATHEFPILWGAPTARERGPIIGTVSRPQDRNVIGTHGGSYAVYRALAVSSGALDPIRRPDLTNTYPVATVGPFEQWFDPERIVALDPWGHLVAENFRAEIAEGIDIRPSIAITRARLDLPEIQAALAAKRLVADGQFVHASGSVSVVKIAIDPVWHLPGIAQRFGTSVTSLRRALFEQTAGMFPELVTRPDLKVFLPPIGGTTVYLFGDVTKLPDHRTKITCRVHDECNGSDVFGSDICTCRPYLIQGIEECARAGQSGGLGVIVYNRKEGRALGEVTKFLVYNARKRQEDGDDASAYFERTECVAGVQDARFQQLMPDVIHWLGLKRIDRFISMSDMKYDALTGQGIDIVERVAIPDYMIPADAHVEIAAKKAAGYFSPDAKADGLIASGRPLEKY
- a CDS encoding amidase → MRCCNVVVTPTYEQARAAADRATEAWRAGQPQGRLAGVPVTIKDLVFVAGVPAFGGAPCNRGFIPDANAAVVAALETEGAIVTCKTTTCESGYKLTADSPVSGITRNPWNKARTSGGSSGGAAAAVAAGCGPLAIGTDGVGSIRVPSSFCGVVGLKPTFGLVPRSPGFSPPSWASLAHTGPIARTVADAALLLEVIAAHDLRDAASLPVASRRFTVAPDRLDGLKIGTSVDFGYAAVDPQVRDAFEAASATLATLGAEIMPDCARFAPDMLERILKPIAYTEQAAAVANRDFIALSASDEDYREVIAKGRSYSGTDYVEASYRRAGLRASFLELFGKVDALVTPTVAVTAFRAGAVGVDQIAGCAVDRHLGWSPFSWPINLTGLPAATIPCGFDDSGLPIGLQIVATWLDEDLILRIAAAFERARPWVQFRPPLS
- a CDS encoding FAD binding domain-containing protein, with product MKSFEFHSPETVPDAFALLNDVSESKLLAGGMTLLPTIKQGLAEPAALIDLGKIPQLSTIAVDGDALVIGAMVRHVTVATSEIVRSKVPMLAHLAAGIGDPAVRNRGTIGGSVANNDPSADYPAAVLALDAIVVTNRRELPAGAFFTGMFETSLETNEIITSIRFPIPSAAGYAKFKSPASRYAMVGVCVAKAGGKVCVAVTGAGPCVFRVPAMESALEARFEPGAAASIKINAAGLNSDIHADAEYRAHLVTVMAKKAVAAATQGL
- a CDS encoding xanthine dehydrogenase family protein molybdopterin-binding subunit; amino-acid sequence: MSNIIGIGKAPRRKEDFRFLTGRGSYVADMKRPDMAFGVFVRSPHAHAVIRGIDKTTALALPGIHAILTGEDVAADGLGSLPCGWGIHGTDGLPMKEPPFPMLAQGKVRFVGDMVAFVVADTLKEARAAAELLAIDYEVLPAVVGVLEAVRADAPLLFDDVPNNLCCDWELGDKAAVTAAFRKAAHIARLSLVNNRLIGNPMEPRAAIAEYDRGRDHYTLWTTSQFPHVVRFLMAALVLKLPEQKVRVVAPDVGGGFGVKQFHYGEEAVITWAARKVERPIKWVADRSEGFISDRHGRDHVTEAELALDENGKFLAFKVTTLANMGGYLSTFGPNIPTNLYGPLLSGVYTTPAIYCNVKVVFTNTVPVDAYRGAGRPEATFVLERIVDVAAAEMKIDRVELRRRNMIAREAYPYQTPVLVEYDSGDPLGCLEGALTAGDAAGFGARKAASERAGKFRGLGFSTYVEACGLAPSRFARRLGARGGLYESATVRVHPTGQVTVLIGTHNHGQGHETTFAQIVSDKLGVPFDSVDIAFGDTDRVQFGMGTYGSRSLVVGGAALSKASDKVIVKGKKIAAHLLEAGEHDIQFEAGVFSVAGTDRSKSFAEIAGAAYVPHDYPLEVLEPGLEEQAYYDPVNFTYPGGCHIAEVEIDPETGTVTLEKYTAVDDVGTVINPMIVAGQLHGGIVQGVGQALFENAVYDEVSGQLLSGSFMDYCMPRADHLPNMTVETHSTLCTHTPMGVKGCGEVGTIGSPAAVINAVVDALSHLGVHHVDMPATPNRIWRIIQNAAMPLAAE
- a CDS encoding (2Fe-2S)-binding protein; the protein is MVINFMLNGRSRKVDVEPATLVSELLRETLNLTGTHVGCDTSQCGACTVLLNGDAVKSCTLLAPSLDGAALMTIEGLSATSGSNRLHPMQEAFRENHGLQCGFCTPGMVMTAVALATKNPAPTEAEVRHGLEGNLCRCTGYQNIVASVIAGAAAMNAPTIGE